In Niveispirillum cyanobacteriorum, the following proteins share a genomic window:
- the rlmB gene encoding 23S rRNA (guanosine(2251)-2'-O)-methyltransferase RlmB gives MRNRPPSPKSGRPGGKGGASGSGAGRPGARSPSRDTRRDDDNARAARGPKAGGKPGFAKPARDGDARPPRGPRRDDDTRGARTGSDARPPRGPRAERRDDRRDDRRDERRDDRRPGSGQDRGGAERRRPMSAAEELGFEPTPLRATTGPALNKHNLLYGVHAASAAWTNPRRKIRDLFVTESGLEALEEAFQKASDAELDRPEPRLVEKEEIDKLLPPGAVHQGVALSCAPLPEVEIEDIVDAAADDPLALVVVLDQVTDPHNVGAVLRSAAAFGAKAVIVQDRHAPPVTGTLAKTASGAVEAVPLVRVTNLARAIDQLKAASFWTVALAESGARHLHEVDLSGRTALILGSEGDGIRRLTGERSDEIAKLPTGGPVGSLNVSTAAAVALYEVARRR, from the coding sequence ATGAGAAACCGACCCCCCTCCCCTAAATCCGGTCGCCCCGGTGGCAAAGGCGGCGCCAGCGGTAGCGGCGCCGGACGCCCCGGCGCCCGCTCCCCCTCGCGCGATACCCGTCGTGACGATGACAATGCCCGCGCGGCGCGCGGCCCCAAGGCCGGCGGCAAGCCCGGCTTTGCCAAGCCCGCCCGCGACGGCGACGCGCGCCCGCCTCGCGGCCCCCGCCGTGATGATGATACGCGTGGCGCGCGCACGGGCAGCGATGCCCGCCCGCCGCGTGGGCCGCGTGCCGAACGGCGCGACGACCGCCGGGATGACCGTCGTGATGAGCGGCGCGACGATCGCCGTCCTGGCTCCGGCCAGGACCGCGGCGGGGCTGAACGCCGCCGCCCGATGAGCGCTGCGGAGGAACTGGGTTTCGAACCCACGCCCCTGCGCGCCACCACCGGTCCGGCACTCAACAAGCATAATCTGCTTTATGGCGTGCATGCAGCCTCAGCGGCCTGGACGAACCCGCGTCGCAAGATCCGCGACCTGTTCGTCACCGAATCAGGCTTGGAGGCGCTGGAGGAGGCGTTCCAGAAGGCGTCCGACGCCGAACTGGACCGGCCCGAGCCGCGTCTGGTGGAAAAGGAAGAGATCGACAAGCTGCTGCCGCCCGGCGCCGTGCATCAGGGCGTGGCCCTATCCTGCGCGCCGCTGCCCGAAGTGGAGATTGAGGATATTGTCGATGCCGCCGCCGACGACCCGCTGGCCCTTGTGGTCGTGCTGGATCAGGTGACGGACCCGCACAATGTCGGCGCCGTCCTGCGTTCCGCCGCCGCCTTTGGTGCCAAGGCGGTAATCGTGCAGGACCGCCATGCCCCGCCTGTGACCGGCACCCTGGCCAAGACGGCGTCCGGCGCGGTGGAGGCGGTGCCGCTGGTGCGTGTCACCAACCTGGCCCGCGCCATTGATCAGCTGAAGGCCGCCAGCTTCTGGACCGTCGCATTGGCCGAATCGGGTGCCCGCCACCTGCATGAGGTCGATCTGTCGGGCCGCACGGCCCTGATTCTGGGCTCTGAAGGCGATGGCATCCGCCGTCTGACGGGTGAGCGCAGCGACGAAATCGCTAAGTTGCCTACCGGCGGCCCTGTCGGCAGCCTGAATGTTTCGACGGCAGCCGCCGTAGCTCTTTACGAGGTCGCTCGGCGACGCTAA
- the rplA gene encoding 50S ribosomal protein L1 has protein sequence MMAIGKRLKKANGNVDRAKFYALGDAVATVKSNATAKFDETVEIAMNLGIDPRHADQQVRGMVVLPNGTGKTVRVAVFARAAKAEEAKAAGADLVGADDLAEQILAGNMDFDRCIATPDMMGVVGKLGKVLGPRGLMPNPKLGTVTPNVAEAVKAAKGGSVEFRAEKTGIVHAGVGKASFSAEALEENVKAFVAAINRAKPAGAKGTYVEKVSLSSSMGPGLKLDVQALVAALNA, from the coding sequence ATCATGGCCATCGGTAAGCGTCTGAAGAAGGCCAACGGCAACGTTGACCGCGCTAAGTTCTACGCCCTGGGCGACGCCGTCGCCACGGTGAAGAGCAATGCCACCGCCAAGTTCGACGAAACCGTCGAAATCGCGATGAACCTGGGCATCGACCCGCGTCACGCCGACCAGCAGGTCCGTGGCATGGTGGTTCTGCCGAACGGTACCGGTAAGACCGTCCGCGTCGCCGTGTTCGCCCGCGCCGCCAAGGCCGAGGAAGCCAAGGCCGCTGGTGCTGATCTGGTCGGCGCCGACGATCTGGCCGAGCAGATTCTGGCCGGCAACATGGACTTCGACCGTTGCATCGCCACCCCGGACATGATGGGCGTGGTCGGTAAGCTGGGTAAGGTCCTGGGCCCCCGCGGTCTGATGCCGAACCCGAAGCTGGGCACCGTGACCCCGAACGTCGCCGAGGCCGTCAAGGCTGCCAAGGGCGGTTCGGTTGAGTTCCGCGCCGAGAAGACCGGTATCGTGCATGCCGGCGTCGGCAAGGCCAGCTTCTCTGCCGAAGCTCTGGAAGAGAACGTCAAGGCGTTCGTTGCCGCGATCAACCGCGCGAAGCCCGCTGGCGCCAAGGGCACCTATGTCGAGAAGGTCTCGCTGTCCTCCTCGATGGGCCCGGGCCTGAAGCTTGACGTGCAGGCGCTGGTCGCAGCCCTGAACGCCTAA
- the nusG gene encoding transcription termination/antitermination protein NusG has protein sequence MAMRWYVVHVYSGFEKKVAQAVREKAAQKGLEELFGDILVPTEEVVEVRRGAKINSERKFFPGYVLVKMELTDDTWHLVKNAPKVTGFLGGGGKPQAISETEALRIMNQVQEGVERPKPSITFEVGENVRVTDGPFTSFTGLVEEVDEDKSRLKVAVSIFGRATPVELEYTQVEKI, from the coding sequence ATGGCCATGCGTTGGTACGTCGTCCACGTCTATTCCGGCTTCGAAAAGAAGGTCGCTCAGGCGGTTCGTGAGAAGGCTGCGCAGAAGGGCTTGGAAGAGCTGTTCGGTGACATCCTGGTCCCGACCGAAGAGGTTGTGGAAGTGCGCCGTGGCGCAAAGATCAACTCCGAACGCAAGTTCTTCCCCGGCTATGTGCTGGTGAAGATGGAGCTGACGGATGACACCTGGCATCTGGTGAAGAATGCGCCGAAGGTGACGGGTTTCCTGGGCGGCGGCGGCAAGCCGCAGGCCATTTCGGAAACCGAGGCGCTGCGCATAATGAATCAGGTGCAGGAAGGTGTGGAGCGGCCCAAGCCCTCCATCACCTTCGAGGTGGGCGAGAATGTCCGTGTCACGGACGGTCCCTTCACCTCCTTCACCGGTCTGGTGGAAGAAGTGGACGAAGACAAGTCCCGCCTCAAGGTTGCCGTGTCGATCTTCGGCCGCGCCACCCCGGTGGAACTGGAATATACCCAGGTCGAAAAGATCTGA
- the rplJ gene encoding 50S ribosomal protein L10, with the protein MDRSQKEATIAALNLELQSAALVVVTKQSGMTVAEVTDLRRKMRAAGASYKVTKNSLAVIALKGTQFEKTEGLFKGPTAMAWSKDPVAAAKVAIDYAKTNDKFKVIGGSIGAVTLDASGVEALSKLPSLTELRAGLLGMIQTPATRIAGVLQAPGGQVARVLAAYAKKDEAA; encoded by the coding sequence GTGGATCGTTCACAGAAGGAAGCTACGATCGCGGCCCTTAATCTTGAGCTGCAGTCGGCAGCCCTCGTCGTCGTGACTAAGCAGTCCGGCATGACGGTGGCTGAAGTTACCGACCTGCGCCGCAAGATGCGGGCTGCGGGCGCTAGCTACAAAGTGACCAAGAACTCGCTCGCCGTCATCGCCCTCAAGGGCACGCAGTTCGAGAAGACCGAAGGCCTGTTCAAGGGCCCGACTGCCATGGCCTGGTCCAAGGACCCGGTTGCGGCGGCCAAGGTCGCGATCGATTACGCCAAGACCAACGACAAGTTCAAGGTCATTGGCGGCTCCATCGGCGCTGTCACGCTGGACGCTTCGGGTGTCGAAGCCCTGTCCAAGCTGCCGTCGCTGACGGAACTGCGTGCTGGCCTGCTCGGCATGATCCAGACCCCGGCGACCCGTATCGCTGGTGTTCTGCAGGCACCGGGTGGCCAAGTGGCCCGCGTTCTCGCGGCCTACGCCAAGAAGGACGAGGCGGCCTGA
- the tuf gene encoding elongation factor Tu codes for MAKAKFERTKPHCNIGTIGHVDHGKTSLTAAITKVLAEKGGATFTAYDQIDKAPEEKARGITISTAHVEYETDNRHYAHVDCPGHADYVKNMITGAAQMDGAILVCSAADGPMPQTREHILLARQVGVPALVVFLNKMDLADPDLVELVELELRELLTSYGFPGDDIPIVPGSAVCALNDTNPEIGREAVLKLMAEVDRYIPQPERPIDKPFLMPIEDVFSISGRGTVVTGRVEKGIVKVGEEVEIVGLKATVKTTVTGVEMFRKLLDQGQAGDNIGALLRGTKREDVERGQVLAKPGSINPHTDFEAETYILTKEEGGRHTPFFANYRPQFYFRTTDVTGSVTLPEGTEMVMPGDNIRFAVKLIAPIAMDEGLRFAIREGGRTVGAGVVSKIVK; via the coding sequence ATGGCTAAGGCAAAGTTTGAGCGGACGAAGCCGCACTGCAACATCGGCACCATCGGTCACGTTGACCATGGCAAGACGTCGCTGACGGCCGCCATCACGAAGGTGCTGGCCGAAAAGGGCGGCGCCACGTTCACGGCGTACGACCAGATCGACAAGGCGCCGGAAGAGAAGGCCCGCGGCATCACGATCTCGACCGCTCACGTCGAGTATGAGACGGACAACCGTCACTATGCCCACGTGGACTGCCCCGGCCACGCCGACTATGTGAAGAACATGATCACCGGTGCCGCGCAGATGGACGGCGCGATCCTGGTGTGCTCGGCCGCTGACGGCCCGATGCCGCAGACCCGCGAGCACATCCTGCTGGCCCGTCAGGTCGGCGTGCCGGCCCTGGTCGTGTTCCTGAACAAGATGGACCTGGCCGATCCGGATCTGGTTGAGCTGGTTGAGCTGGAGCTGCGCGAGCTGCTGACCTCCTACGGCTTCCCCGGCGACGACATTCCGATCGTCCCCGGCTCTGCCGTTTGCGCTCTGAACGACACGAACCCGGAAATCGGTCGTGAAGCCGTTCTGAAGCTGATGGCCGAGGTTGACCGGTACATCCCGCAGCCGGAGCGTCCGATCGACAAGCCGTTCCTGATGCCGATCGAAGACGTGTTCTCGATCTCGGGCCGTGGCACCGTGGTGACGGGCCGCGTCGAGAAGGGCATCGTCAAGGTCGGTGAGGAAGTCGAGATCGTTGGCCTGAAGGCCACCGTGAAGACGACCGTGACCGGCGTTGAAATGTTCCGCAAGCTGCTGGACCAGGGCCAGGCTGGCGACAATATCGGCGCGCTGCTGCGCGGCACGAAGCGTGAAGACGTCGAGCGCGGTCAGGTTCTGGCCAAGCCGGGTTCGATCAACCCGCACACGGACTTCGAGGCCGAGACCTACATCCTGACGAAGGAAGAAGGCGGTCGTCACACCCCGTTCTTCGCCAACTATCGTCCGCAGTTCTACTTCCGCACCACGGACGTCACCGGTTCGGTGACCCTGCCGGAAGGTACGGAAATGGTGATGCCCGGCGACAACATCCGCTTCGCCGTGAAGCTGATCGCCCCTATCGCCATGGACGAAGGTCTGCGCTTCGCCATCCGTGAAGGCGGTCGTACCGTCGGCGCCGGCGTCGTGTCGAAGATCGTCAAGTAA
- the rplK gene encoding 50S ribosomal protein L11: MAKKIVGYIKLQVPAGKANPSPPIGPALGQRGLNIMEFVKQFNAKTAQLEQGMPIPVVITAYGDRTFTFVTKTPPVTYFLKKASGITKGSATVGKSAAVGKVTTSQIRAIAEQKMVDLNANDVEAAMTMIVGSARSMGLEVVEG; the protein is encoded by the coding sequence ATGGCGAAGAAAATCGTCGGCTATATCAAGCTGCAGGTTCCGGCCGGCAAGGCCAACCCCAGCCCGCCCATCGGTCCGGCGCTGGGTCAGCGCGGTCTGAACATCATGGAGTTCGTCAAGCAGTTCAATGCGAAGACGGCCCAGCTGGAACAGGGCATGCCCATTCCGGTCGTGATCACCGCCTATGGTGACCGTACCTTCACGTTCGTGACCAAGACCCCGCCGGTGACCTACTTCCTGAAGAAGGCCTCGGGCATCACCAAGGGCTCCGCCACGGTTGGCAAGTCCGCCGCCGTCGGTAAGGTGACCACCAGCCAGATCCGCGCCATCGCTGAACAGAAGATGGTCGATCTGAACGCGAACGACGTCGAAGCCGCGATGACCATGATCGTCGGTTCCGCCCGTTCCATGGGTCTCGAAGTGGTGGAGGGCTGA
- the secE gene encoding preprotein translocase subunit SecE, translated as MAKTNPAEFLREVRREVAKVTWPTRKETLVSTAMVFVMVILASVFFLTVDQILGFGIRLILGIGG; from the coding sequence ATGGCTAAAACCAATCCCGCAGAATTCTTGCGCGAGGTGCGCCGTGAGGTCGCCAAGGTCACTTGGCCGACGCGGAAGGAGACGCTTGTCTCGACCGCCATGGTCTTCGTGATGGTGATCCTGGCCTCTGTCTTCTTTCTGACGGTGGACCAGATCCTCGGATTCGGCATTCGCCTCATTCTTGGTATCGGGGGCTGA
- the rplL gene encoding 50S ribosomal protein L7/L12, with the protein MSKLEKLVEELSALTVLEAAELSKLLEEKWGVSAAAPVAVAAAPAAAGAAAPAAEEQTEFTVELVDGGDKKINVIKEVRAITGLGLKEAKDLVEGAPKVVKEGVPKDEAAKIKKLLEDAGAKVAVK; encoded by the coding sequence ATGTCCAAGCTGGAAAAGCTGGTTGAAGAACTGTCGGCCCTGACCGTCCTGGAAGCCGCCGAACTGTCGAAGCTGCTGGAAGAGAAGTGGGGCGTTTCCGCCGCCGCTCCGGTCGCCGTTGCCGCTGCCCCGGCCGCTGCTGGCGCCGCTGCCCCGGCTGCTGAAGAGCAGACCGAGTTCACCGTCGAGCTGGTTGACGGTGGCGACAAGAAGATCAACGTCATTAAGGAAGTCCGCGCCATCACCGGCCTGGGCCTGAAGGAAGCCAAGGACCTGGTCGAAGGCGCTCCGAAGGTCGTCAAGGAAGGCGTGCCGAAGGACGAAGCGGCTAAGATCAAGAAGCTGCTGGAAGATGCCGGCGCCAAGGTCGCCGTCAAGTAA
- a CDS encoding aminopeptidase P family protein encodes MSVSLHTVAYQGDATLADLLRADGIDRSVASIRDLIAGVNAAPDGELPDAWLDLVSARRSDATSEQLTALRATIDRPADPAKGDHAARLAALRAELKRRGLDGFVVPRADEYQGEYVPLRGSRLAWISGFTGSAGAVLVLLDKAAIFIDGRYTIQARQEVSPGLFSYHHLIEEFHGDWAAANLPAGAKLGFDPWMHTGAWADKMRASLTPAGVELVATEGSPVDAVWGDQPPAPLGVVNIQPLSAAGRSASEKRADIAQALAKLKADAAVLTQPDSIAWLLNVRGADVPCTPLPLSFATIRADGNVDWFVDRRKLAPGLEEHLGNQVSIRAPDELAGALDALGAEGAKVRLDGGTAALWVVDRLAQAGAKLDQGGDPCVLPKAVKNQTEIEGAKAAHRRDGAALVRFLRWFDEEAPKGELDELTVVEKLHKARQGAADFRGPSFETISGAGPNGAIVHYRATPATNRRIENNSVFLLDSGGQYLDGTTDITRTLAVGDVGAQARRHFTLVLKGHIALNRARFPAGTAGSQLDSLARQFLWQQGLDYDHGTGHGIGSYLSVHEGPQRIGKQLNSVTILPGMIFSNEPGYYLAGSYGLRMENLELVVPVAIPGAERPMLGFETLTVCPIDRRMVDRDLLTTEERDWFNGYHARVKAELSPLVSGDDLAWLEQATAPLL; translated from the coding sequence GTGTCTGTCAGCCTCCATACTGTTGCCTACCAGGGCGACGCCACCCTGGCCGATCTGTTGCGTGCCGACGGGATTGACCGCTCGGTTGCGTCCATCCGGGACCTGATCGCCGGGGTCAATGCCGCGCCCGATGGCGAACTGCCCGATGCCTGGCTGGACCTTGTTTCGGCCCGCCGGTCGGACGCGACGTCGGAGCAGCTGACGGCCTTGCGGGCCACCATCGACCGACCCGCCGATCCGGCCAAGGGCGACCATGCGGCCCGGCTGGCGGCCCTTCGCGCCGAGTTGAAGCGCCGGGGCCTGGACGGGTTCGTGGTACCGCGCGCCGATGAATATCAGGGTGAATATGTGCCCCTGCGCGGCAGCCGTCTGGCCTGGATCAGCGGTTTCACCGGATCGGCAGGTGCCGTCCTCGTACTGCTGGACAAGGCCGCCATCTTCATTGATGGCCGCTATACGATCCAGGCGCGGCAGGAAGTGTCGCCGGGCTTGTTCAGCTATCATCACCTGATCGAGGAATTTCACGGCGACTGGGCGGCGGCCAACCTGCCGGCGGGGGCCAAGCTGGGCTTTGATCCCTGGATGCATACGGGCGCCTGGGCCGACAAGATGCGCGCCAGCCTGACGCCCGCCGGTGTGGAGCTGGTGGCGACCGAGGGCAGCCCGGTTGACGCCGTCTGGGGAGACCAGCCGCCCGCCCCGCTGGGCGTGGTCAATATCCAGCCGCTGTCTGCCGCCGGTCGGTCCGCATCAGAGAAGCGCGCCGATATCGCGCAGGCACTGGCCAAACTGAAGGCCGATGCTGCCGTTTTGACCCAGCCGGACAGTATTGCCTGGCTGTTGAATGTGCGCGGGGCCGACGTGCCCTGCACGCCGCTGCCTTTGTCCTTTGCCACGATTCGTGCCGACGGCAACGTCGACTGGTTCGTGGACCGTCGTAAATTGGCGCCGGGCCTGGAGGAGCATCTGGGCAATCAGGTGTCGATCCGCGCGCCTGATGAATTGGCCGGTGCGCTGGACGCCCTGGGTGCGGAGGGAGCCAAGGTCCGCCTGGATGGAGGCACCGCCGCCCTTTGGGTGGTGGACCGTTTGGCCCAGGCAGGGGCCAAGCTGGACCAGGGGGGCGATCCCTGCGTCCTGCCCAAGGCCGTGAAGAACCAGACGGAGATTGAGGGGGCCAAGGCTGCCCATCGCCGCGACGGCGCCGCTCTGGTGCGTTTCCTGCGCTGGTTCGATGAAGAGGCGCCGAAGGGTGAGTTGGACGAACTGACCGTGGTGGAGAAGCTGCACAAGGCCCGCCAGGGTGCTGCCGATTTCCGGGGCCCCAGCTTTGAGACGATCAGCGGGGCTGGTCCCAACGGTGCCATCGTACATTACCGGGCAACGCCAGCCACCAACCGCCGGATTGAGAACAACAGCGTCTTCCTGTTGGATAGTGGCGGGCAGTATCTGGACGGCACCACCGACATTACCCGCACCCTGGCCGTCGGTGATGTCGGGGCGCAGGCGCGCCGGCATTTCACCCTGGTGCTGAAGGGGCATATCGCGCTGAACCGCGCCCGTTTCCCCGCCGGCACCGCCGGCAGCCAGTTGGATAGTCTGGCGCGCCAGTTCCTGTGGCAGCAAGGTCTGGATTACGACCATGGCACGGGCCATGGCATCGGCAGCTACCTGTCAGTGCATGAAGGGCCGCAGCGCATCGGCAAGCAGCTGAACAGCGTTACCATCCTGCCCGGCATGATCTTCTCCAACGAGCCGGGCTATTACCTGGCCGGGTCCTACGGCCTGCGCATGGAGAATTTGGAACTGGTGGTGCCGGTGGCCATACCGGGTGCCGAGCGACCGATGCTGGGCTTTGAGACGCTGACCGTCTGCCCCATCGACCGCCGCATGGTCGACCGCGACCTGCTGACCACGGAGGAGCGCGACTGGTTCAACGGCTATCACGCGCGGGTGAAGGCGGAATTGTCGCCGCTGGTCTCGGGCGATGATCTGGCTTGGCTGGAACAGGCGACGGCGCCGTTACTGTAA